In one Chitinophaga sancti genomic region, the following are encoded:
- a CDS encoding class I SAM-dependent methyltransferase, translating to MSRMLWNERYTKGLPSLDIPDPYFLAMYEQFPAAGRALDLAAGTGRHTLYLAERGWEVRAVDFSEVAMAQLSTAARGLKVQTLCTDLAEFVIPIEHFDLIILYYYFDFSVFPAIIEALKPGGILILKLAIEHAGNDQVLPLLKGLQQLNYQQRPVKHRGVAEGLFRKL from the coding sequence ATGAGCAGGATGCTATGGAATGAAAGATATACGAAAGGACTACCTTCGCTGGATATTCCGGATCCTTATTTCCTGGCCATGTATGAGCAGTTTCCCGCTGCCGGCAGGGCACTGGATCTGGCAGCTGGTACAGGCAGGCATACCTTGTACCTGGCCGAAAGAGGCTGGGAGGTCAGGGCCGTAGATTTTTCAGAAGTGGCCATGGCGCAGTTAAGCACCGCAGCCCGGGGGCTGAAAGTGCAAACCCTCTGCACCGATCTGGCTGAGTTTGTTATACCCATAGAACACTTTGACCTCATTATACTGTATTATTATTTCGACTTTTCTGTATTCCCTGCTATTATCGAAGCCCTCAAACCAGGTGGAATATTGATTTTGAAGTTAGCCATTGAACATGCCGGCAATGACCAGGTGTTGCCCCTGTTAAAAGGACTGCAGCAACTGAACTACCAGCAACGGCCGGTAAAGCATAGGGGAGTAGCAGAAGGTCTTTTTAGAAAACTGTAA
- a CDS encoding GNAT family N-acetyltransferase, giving the protein MNPLPTEFPVLHTGRLTLNAITPVNLPDLYREFSNPSVTRYYNLLPFTNQEKAAELLSYFTKRFEEKEGIRWGIFLKKDNSFIGTIGINSFNPGDRCNIGFDLLPNYWNKGYMSEALEIISLYIFASLEVNRIEAEVIPENEGSCRVLEKTGFVKEGLLRDWMYFNEKYQDMYMYALLKRDFNKV; this is encoded by the coding sequence ATGAACCCATTACCCACAGAATTTCCCGTGCTCCACACCGGGCGCTTAACCCTGAATGCCATTACCCCTGTAAATCTGCCTGATTTATACAGGGAGTTCAGCAATCCCTCGGTTACCCGTTATTACAACCTGTTGCCTTTTACCAACCAGGAAAAGGCCGCCGAACTGCTCAGTTATTTTACGAAGCGTTTCGAAGAAAAAGAAGGGATCCGCTGGGGCATCTTTTTGAAAAAGGACAATTCCTTTATTGGTACCATTGGGATCAATTCCTTTAATCCGGGCGACCGTTGTAACATTGGTTTTGACCTGTTGCCCAATTACTGGAATAAAGGCTATATGTCCGAGGCACTGGAGATCATTTCACTGTATATTTTTGCCAGCCTGGAAGTAAACCGTATAGAAGCGGAAGTGATACCGGAGAATGAGGGCTCCTGCAGGGTGCTGGAGAAGACGGGGTTTGTAAAGGAGGGCCTGCTGCGGGATTGGATGTATTTTAACGAGAAGTATCAGGATATGTATATGTATGCTTTGTTGAAGCGGGATTTTAATAAAGTGTAA